From Cercospora beticola chromosome 6, complete sequence, a single genomic window includes:
- the CYT21 gene encoding mitochondrial 37S ribosomal protein bS16m (BUSCO:EOG092652YI) — protein MVLRLRLARVSTPTGAKRHAPFYNIVLAQDKTARDSKPMEVLGTYDPIPKLPVGAEPGQKKQKDIKIDVSRAKYWLGVGAQPSDTVWRLLSMIGLLEPRYLPSGPQTLKAARFPTHLPREDRQQQQQDNLERIRKRIAPFRSGNGPVSQAVEDLKSSRQ, from the exons ATGGTCCTCCGACTCCGTCTCGCGCGCGTCTCCACGCCCACAGGCGCAAAGCGCCATGCTCCCTTCTacaacatcgtcctcgcccaaGACAAGACCGCCCGCGACTCCAAACCCATGGAAGTCCTAGGCACATACGACCCCATACCCAAACTTCCTGTAGGCGCCGAACCTGGCCAAAAGAAACAAAAAGACATCAAAATCGACGTTAGCAGAGCAAAATACTGGTTGGGAGTCGGAGCGCAACCTAGTGATACGGTTTGGAGGTTATTGAGCATG ATCGGTCTCCTCGAGCCACGATATCTGCCCTCAGGCCCTCAGACCCTCAAAGCCGCCCGCTTCCCAACACATTTACCAAGAGAAGAtagacaacagcaacaacaagatAATTTGGAACGTATAAGGAAACGCATCGCGCCGTTCAGGTCAGGCAACGGACCAGTATCACAGGCAGTCGAGGATCTGAAGTCTTCAAGACAATag